From the Lathyrus oleraceus cultivar Zhongwan6 chromosome 4, CAAS_Psat_ZW6_1.0, whole genome shotgun sequence genome, one window contains:
- the LOC127075319 gene encoding uncharacterized protein LOC127075319 isoform X1 → MSSSNSDPITCYSHTHRIVLLIDLDPLLQNNHHHYIKTILSTSKTLFSFPPLSSSLFAFKFFFSSLPPHISFSKLHPFLPKHSFSFDHPSSSFNLLSQILSSLPNFPLPYHPKASHLIDSITQLLHDYPWEPDSDAATLLVPPNLILLFTPLFNSFKSLAGFLESNEELLRIESSFCDKFLGFFGNVSRRFGSRGVHCSWIGVDSNRLNESGEDEVGVIRGLFEIGARKLGWGFCSLDSILLGSALVPFGLIYPKIGVSWFSVRCCSREVKVQLNLRILDVNGSPIDYNCCDLEVLDFRVLGRGEDVNLQGGGGIGRRKERLWNVCSDGMPKLKVMAVRKCGAFVKLNDCLSDSVLVREVLGESKKGDSGEFFADRVLELLASEFGCQGRRKSIPVWEILLCYLYKEDCWALVSVDSGKGGGSCVGILRPFTVSSALLSIVEDLQLASDFGAANMDSSIRTGISESDRKFDKNKGMLDSQVKSAVGIKGKQKKKMTDLNVLQNLTWSSFCDLVYDQFEMDLHEVYYAMECNKSKKLKFLKCWMKQVKKSSCCDLMLENPKPNRIIAEGSDSKLNELPQNGEQSISLVVVSNEINAEVAMKQDDAVLNCESETSEAFLSNLSSRIQQGVESNTIDLLALSERLVNSSIYWLCKKVDRETIPQIDSHMNDNKARGSVIASELIKLLLKDPKEIAAKHKSRNLFSQLSDAAGPATIITEHAVREYELQILFRMEILQSEVGCGIEDSSKQKFVKQICLLLENIQCHMEGGFFGDWNLENYVAKIIKSRYSHTLEDTVHKIYSKMDLLLFSNQDEAPDFLFNSEDSSKSLNLEVYGDEMGENDVINGPFSAENEAFHLQKNVKRKSQRNIDGGCDKKLFEAVERRERAHRFSYIKSRMPALRVWAPKQKCMKSKTDHLFKIPKRKDRSRVCYDTVCETPMTKNTRSSPQSISSDDNRYMADGSQVGGSVAKALFQVQEIKAINIASLMILEFKR, encoded by the exons ATGTCTTCTTCAAACTCAGATCCAATCACATGTTACTCCCACACTCACCGTATCGTTCTCCTCATAGATCTCGACCCACTCCTCCAAAACAACCACCACCATTACATCAAAACCATTCTCTCCACTTCCAAAACCCTATTTTCTTTTCCTCCCCTTTCTTCCTCTCTTTTCGCCTTCAAATTCTTCTTCTCTTCCCTTCCACCCCACATCTCCTTCTCCAAACTCCACCCTTTTCTCCCCAAACACTCTTTCTCCTTCGATCACCCTTCGTCATCTTTCAATCTCCTCTCTCAAATTCTCTCTTCACTCCCCAATTTCCCTCTACCGTATCACCCCAAAGCTTCACATCTCATCGACTCCATCACACAGCTTCTCCATGATTACCCCTGGGAGCCTGATTCCGACGCAGCAACACTTCTCGTTCCTCCTAATTTAATTCTATTGTTCACTCCTTTGTTCAATTCATTCAAGTCACTCGCGGGATTTCTTGAATCGAACGAGGAATTGTTGCGAATTGAGAGCTCATTCTGTGACaaatttttagggtttttcgGGAATGTGAGCCGCAGGTTTGGGTCTAGAGGTGTTCATTGTAGTTGGATTGGTGTTGATAGTAATAGATTGAATGAGAGTGGTGAGGATGAGGTTGGAGTGATACGCGGGCTGTTTGAGATTGGGGCTAGGAAATTAGGTTGGGGTTTTTGTTCTTTGGATTCAATTTTGCTTGGTTCTGCTCTTGTTCCTTTTGGTTTGATTTATCCCAAAATTGGGGTTTCGTGGTTTTCTGTTCGTTGTTGTTCTAGGGAGGTTAAGGTTCAATTGAATCTTAGGATTTTGGATGTTAATGGGAGTCCAATTGATTACAATTGTTGTGATCTTGAAGTTTTGGATTTTAGGGTTTTGGGTAGAGGGGAAGATGTGAATTTGCAAGGTGGTGGTGGTATTGGGAGAAGGAAGGAGAGGCTGTGGAATGTGTGTTCGGATGGGATGCCGAAATTGAAAGTTATGGCCGTGCGCAAGTGTGGCGCGTTTGTTAAATTGAATGACTGCCTCTCTGATTCGGTTCTGGTGCGCGAGGTTTTAGGGGAATCTAAGAAAGGGGATTCAGGTGAGTTCTTCGCTGATAGGGTTCTTGAACTGCTTGCAAGTGAATTTGGCTGTCAGGGGCGGCGGAAATCTATTCCTGTTTGGGAGATCTTGTTGTGTTATCTTTATAAAGAAGATTGCTGGGCTTTGGTGTCGGTTGACAGTGGCAAAGGTGGTGGTTCTTGTGTTGGTATTCTTAGACCTTTTACGGTTTCTTCAGCTCTTTTATCTATTGTGGAGGATCTACAATTGGCTTCTGATTTTGGTGCAGCAAATATGGATTCTTCTATCAGGACAGGTATTAGCGAATCGGATCGCAAATTTGACAAGAACAAGGGTATGTTGGATTCTCAGGTCAAGAGTGCTGTGGGAATTAAGGGTAAGCAGAAAAAGAAGATGACAGATTTAAATGTACTTCAAAACCTCACGTGGAGCTCTTTTTGTGATTTAGTGTATGATCAATTTGAGATGGATCTGCATGAGGTTTATTATGCAATGGAATGTAACAAGTCAAAGAAGTTGAAGTTTTTGAAATGCTGGATGAAACAGGTGAAGAAATCTAGTTGTTGTGATCTGATGTTAGAAAATCCCAAGCCAAATCGGATAATTGCAGAAGGCTCTGACAGTAAATTGAATGAGTTACCTCAAAATGGTGAACAGTCAATATCACTGGTGGTTGTGTCAAATGAAATTAATGCTGAGGTTGCTATGAAACAGGATGATGCTGTGCTTAATTGTGAGTCTGAAACATCTGAAGCATTTTTAAGTAATCTTTCCAGCAGAATTCAACAAGGAGTTGAATCTAATACCATAGACCTCCTAGCTTTGTCAGAGCGACTCGTGAATTCATCTATATACTGGTTATGTAAGAAGGTTGATAGGGAAACAATTCCTCAGATAGATTCTCATATGAATGATAATAAGGCACGTGGTAGTGTAATTGCGTCTGAACTGATAAAACTACTGTTGAAGGATCCCAAGGAGATAGCTGCAAAGCATAAAAGCAGAAATTTGTTCTCTCAGTTATCTGATGCAGCAGGACCGGCTACAATAATCACAGAACATGCAGTTAGAGA ATATGAACTACAGATTTTATTTCGAATGGAAATTTTACAATCAGAGGTTGGGTGTGGAATCGAAGATTCAAGTAAACAGAAGTTTGTCAAACAAATATGTCTACTCTTAGAGAACATTCAGTGCCACATGGAAGGGGGGTTCTTTGGTGACTGGAACCTTGAAAATTATGTGGCAAAGATCATAAAAAGCAG GTATTCTCACACCCTTGAAGACACTGTTCATAAAATCTACAGCAAAATGGATCTGCTTCTGTTTTCAAATCAGGATGAAGCCCCGGATTTTTTATTTAATAGTGAGGACAGCAGCAAATCGTTGAATCTAGAAGTATACGGGGATGAGATGGGGGAAAATGATGTTATTAATGGACCCTTTTCAGCAGAAAACGAGGCTTTTCATTTGCAGAAGAATGTCAAAAGAAAATCCCAAAGGAATATAGATGGGGGTTGTGATAAAAAGCTATTTGAAGCTGTGGAGAGGAGAGAGAGGGCACACAGATTTTCATACATAAAAAGTCGAATGCCTGCTTTGCGAGTTTGGGCCCCAAAGCAGAAGTGTATGAAATCCAAGACAGATCACCTTTTTAAGATTCCAAAAAGGAAAGACCGGTCAAGGGTATGTTATGATACTGTATGTGAGACGCCAATGACAAAAAACACGCGGTCAAGCCCACAGTCAATTAGTTCAGATGATAACAGATACATGGCTGATGGGAGTCAAGTAGGTGGTTCAGTTGCTAAGGCATTATTTCAG GTACAGGAAATTAAGGCCATAAACATTGCCTCACTTATGATACTAGAATTCAAGAGGTAA
- the LOC127075319 gene encoding uncharacterized protein LOC127075319 isoform X2, with amino-acid sequence MSSSNSDPITCYSHTHRIVLLIDLDPLLQNNHHHYIKTILSTSKTLFSFPPLSSSLFAFKFFFSSLPPHISFSKLHPFLPKHSFSFDHPSSSFNLLSQILSSLPNFPLPYHPKASHLIDSITQLLHDYPWEPDSDAATLLVPPNLILLFTPLFNSFKSLAGFLESNEELLRIESSFCDKFLGFFGNVSRRFGSRGVHCSWIGVDSNRLNESGEDEVGVIRGLFEIGARKLGWGFCSLDSILLGSALVPFGLIYPKIGVSWFSVRCCSREVKVQLNLRILDVNGSPIDYNCCDLEVLDFRVLGRGEDVNLQGGGGIGRRKERLWNVCSDGMPKLKVMAVRKCGAFVKLNDCLSDSVLVREVLGESKKGDSGEFFADRVLELLASEFGCQGRRKSIPVWEILLCYLYKEDCWALVSVDSGKGGGSCVGILRPFTVSSALLSIVEDLQLASDFGAANMDSSIRTGISESDRKFDKNKGMLDSQVKSAVGIKGKQKKKMTDLNVLQNLTWSSFCDLVYDQFEMDLHEVYYAMECNKSKKLKFLKCWMKQVKKSSCCDLMLENPKPNRIIAEGSDSKLNELPQNGEQSISLVVVSNEINAEVAMKQDDAVLNCESETSEAFLSNLSSRIQQGVESNTIDLLALSERLVNSSIYWLCKKVDRETIPQIDSHMNDNKARGSVIASELIKLLLKDPKEIAAKHKSRNLFSQLSDAAGPATIITEHAVREYELQILFRMEILQSEVGCGIEDSSKQKFVKQICLLLENIQCHMEGGFFGDWNLENYVAKIIKSRYSHTLEDTVHKIYSKMDLLLFSNQDEAPDFLFNSEDSSKSLNLEVYGDEMGENDVINGPFSAENEAFHLQKNVKRKSQRNIDGGCDKKLFEAVERRERAHRFSYIKSRMPALRVWAPKQKCMKSKTDHLFKIPKRKDRSRVCYDTVCETPMTKNTRSSPQSISSDDNRYMADGSQVGGSVAKALFQEGFAL; translated from the exons ATGTCTTCTTCAAACTCAGATCCAATCACATGTTACTCCCACACTCACCGTATCGTTCTCCTCATAGATCTCGACCCACTCCTCCAAAACAACCACCACCATTACATCAAAACCATTCTCTCCACTTCCAAAACCCTATTTTCTTTTCCTCCCCTTTCTTCCTCTCTTTTCGCCTTCAAATTCTTCTTCTCTTCCCTTCCACCCCACATCTCCTTCTCCAAACTCCACCCTTTTCTCCCCAAACACTCTTTCTCCTTCGATCACCCTTCGTCATCTTTCAATCTCCTCTCTCAAATTCTCTCTTCACTCCCCAATTTCCCTCTACCGTATCACCCCAAAGCTTCACATCTCATCGACTCCATCACACAGCTTCTCCATGATTACCCCTGGGAGCCTGATTCCGACGCAGCAACACTTCTCGTTCCTCCTAATTTAATTCTATTGTTCACTCCTTTGTTCAATTCATTCAAGTCACTCGCGGGATTTCTTGAATCGAACGAGGAATTGTTGCGAATTGAGAGCTCATTCTGTGACaaatttttagggtttttcgGGAATGTGAGCCGCAGGTTTGGGTCTAGAGGTGTTCATTGTAGTTGGATTGGTGTTGATAGTAATAGATTGAATGAGAGTGGTGAGGATGAGGTTGGAGTGATACGCGGGCTGTTTGAGATTGGGGCTAGGAAATTAGGTTGGGGTTTTTGTTCTTTGGATTCAATTTTGCTTGGTTCTGCTCTTGTTCCTTTTGGTTTGATTTATCCCAAAATTGGGGTTTCGTGGTTTTCTGTTCGTTGTTGTTCTAGGGAGGTTAAGGTTCAATTGAATCTTAGGATTTTGGATGTTAATGGGAGTCCAATTGATTACAATTGTTGTGATCTTGAAGTTTTGGATTTTAGGGTTTTGGGTAGAGGGGAAGATGTGAATTTGCAAGGTGGTGGTGGTATTGGGAGAAGGAAGGAGAGGCTGTGGAATGTGTGTTCGGATGGGATGCCGAAATTGAAAGTTATGGCCGTGCGCAAGTGTGGCGCGTTTGTTAAATTGAATGACTGCCTCTCTGATTCGGTTCTGGTGCGCGAGGTTTTAGGGGAATCTAAGAAAGGGGATTCAGGTGAGTTCTTCGCTGATAGGGTTCTTGAACTGCTTGCAAGTGAATTTGGCTGTCAGGGGCGGCGGAAATCTATTCCTGTTTGGGAGATCTTGTTGTGTTATCTTTATAAAGAAGATTGCTGGGCTTTGGTGTCGGTTGACAGTGGCAAAGGTGGTGGTTCTTGTGTTGGTATTCTTAGACCTTTTACGGTTTCTTCAGCTCTTTTATCTATTGTGGAGGATCTACAATTGGCTTCTGATTTTGGTGCAGCAAATATGGATTCTTCTATCAGGACAGGTATTAGCGAATCGGATCGCAAATTTGACAAGAACAAGGGTATGTTGGATTCTCAGGTCAAGAGTGCTGTGGGAATTAAGGGTAAGCAGAAAAAGAAGATGACAGATTTAAATGTACTTCAAAACCTCACGTGGAGCTCTTTTTGTGATTTAGTGTATGATCAATTTGAGATGGATCTGCATGAGGTTTATTATGCAATGGAATGTAACAAGTCAAAGAAGTTGAAGTTTTTGAAATGCTGGATGAAACAGGTGAAGAAATCTAGTTGTTGTGATCTGATGTTAGAAAATCCCAAGCCAAATCGGATAATTGCAGAAGGCTCTGACAGTAAATTGAATGAGTTACCTCAAAATGGTGAACAGTCAATATCACTGGTGGTTGTGTCAAATGAAATTAATGCTGAGGTTGCTATGAAACAGGATGATGCTGTGCTTAATTGTGAGTCTGAAACATCTGAAGCATTTTTAAGTAATCTTTCCAGCAGAATTCAACAAGGAGTTGAATCTAATACCATAGACCTCCTAGCTTTGTCAGAGCGACTCGTGAATTCATCTATATACTGGTTATGTAAGAAGGTTGATAGGGAAACAATTCCTCAGATAGATTCTCATATGAATGATAATAAGGCACGTGGTAGTGTAATTGCGTCTGAACTGATAAAACTACTGTTGAAGGATCCCAAGGAGATAGCTGCAAAGCATAAAAGCAGAAATTTGTTCTCTCAGTTATCTGATGCAGCAGGACCGGCTACAATAATCACAGAACATGCAGTTAGAGA ATATGAACTACAGATTTTATTTCGAATGGAAATTTTACAATCAGAGGTTGGGTGTGGAATCGAAGATTCAAGTAAACAGAAGTTTGTCAAACAAATATGTCTACTCTTAGAGAACATTCAGTGCCACATGGAAGGGGGGTTCTTTGGTGACTGGAACCTTGAAAATTATGTGGCAAAGATCATAAAAAGCAG GTATTCTCACACCCTTGAAGACACTGTTCATAAAATCTACAGCAAAATGGATCTGCTTCTGTTTTCAAATCAGGATGAAGCCCCGGATTTTTTATTTAATAGTGAGGACAGCAGCAAATCGTTGAATCTAGAAGTATACGGGGATGAGATGGGGGAAAATGATGTTATTAATGGACCCTTTTCAGCAGAAAACGAGGCTTTTCATTTGCAGAAGAATGTCAAAAGAAAATCCCAAAGGAATATAGATGGGGGTTGTGATAAAAAGCTATTTGAAGCTGTGGAGAGGAGAGAGAGGGCACACAGATTTTCATACATAAAAAGTCGAATGCCTGCTTTGCGAGTTTGGGCCCCAAAGCAGAAGTGTATGAAATCCAAGACAGATCACCTTTTTAAGATTCCAAAAAGGAAAGACCGGTCAAGGGTATGTTATGATACTGTATGTGAGACGCCAATGACAAAAAACACGCGGTCAAGCCCACAGTCAATTAGTTCAGATGATAACAGATACATGGCTGATGGGAGTCAAGTAGGTGGTTCAGTTGCTAAGGCATTATTTCAG GAGGGTTTTGCCCTGTAG